The nucleotide sequence CCAACGAGGGGTGTCTGATCTCCTCTCGCGATTCTCAGCAAGCGATAGCTCATGATGCGTTCTGTATCGACGAGATGACCCAAAACCTCTTTTACCGTCCATTTGCCTGGTGCATACCGATAATCAATTTGCTCAGGCGCAAGTGACGAAAATAACGCGACTTGCCTCTCTCCTTGTTGTGTGAGGATCGTTTGCAGATCCCCCTCCGGTACAATTCCAATATAATAGTCAAAATATGCAGCGTATTCATCCTGCTTTGGTCGTCTGAGCATGTATTTCCCACTCCTCTTCATTCATTTTGGATAGACAAATTATACCACTATGCATCCTCAGCCAAACATTTCTTGCCCAATACGAACGCACCCGCCTGATCTTCACAGGCGGGTGACCGTCACCATTATACGCTATGTAAGCCTTCAAACAGTAGGACCCTTGCCGGGGCTGCATCCGTGCCGATCAGCTTGAGTGGTGCAGCTACCAAAAAATACTCGCCTGGTGGGACCTCTCCTAGCCGCAAGCCTTCCACGACAATGACTCCCGCTGCAAACAGCTTTTTATGTGTGGGGTGTCCTTCCTGGGCGCGTTCGATTCCAAGTGCATCGGTACCAATGCCCCGCACACCCAGCTCACTTAAATACTCTGCCCCTTCTTCTGACAGAAAGATGAATTCAAAAGAGAACGCCTCTTCAAAAGAGTTTTTCGTTTTAAACAGGACAAAATCTCCTCGCACAAGATCGAAGCTCTCTAAGTCGGAGCGAGTGATCCTGTCCTCTACCGCGGTGAGATCGAGAACCTTGCAGCTGCCCACTAGCTTCTCCAAGGAAATACTCTCAAATGTATCGCCAGCATTCACCATGTGCAGGGGAGCATCCACATGGGTACCAGTGTGAAGGTCCATGTCGATTCTCGATTCTGTTACATAGCCATTGGTAGTGGTTCGTATTTTCGGCTGCTTTTCCGGCTTGTTTTTATACACCGTCATTCCTTCGTACACGGTGGCGGTTACATCATACATTTTCATCCCCAACGCCCTCCCTTTGCCTACTGTTTTTTTCGATCCGCTGGAAAAACAATCCCCATCTGTCTTCTCACTTCATCCATGACCTGCATGGCCATTTTGGATACTTCATGCGAATTCGTTGCAGACTGTCTGGCCCCGCTTCTCGCCAAGTGTAGGAATTCTCTTATTTCATAATGCATGGTCTTCGGGGTTTGAGGCCTTGTCACTTGCTCGATTCGTCCATCCCTGTAACGAATGTCCACTTCTTTGAGATGGTTGATTCGGTCGATCACCATCGTAGCGTCCTCCCCTTGAATTTCTGCTGGTTGATAGGAGGTCGTAATTTTCGAGAAGCTAATGATTGCATCCATCTCTCGATACTTCAAAAGCATACTGCCTTCTCCGTCCACACCAGAATCAAGCACAATTCCTTCTGCTTTGATGTCATCTGGTCTGCCAAAAAGGATGAGTAGCGGATAAAGACAATAGATTCCGATGTCCATCAAGGCTCCGTTTGAAAAAGCAGGATCAAAAGCACGTAAAACCTTTCCTTCGCGATACGCATCATAACGCGAAGAATATTGGCAATTGCTAGCAATAAAGCGCCGTACTTTTCCCAGCTTGTGCAGGTTGTCCTGTATCGCAAAAAAATTGGGCAGCAAAGTAGATTTGACAGCCTCCATGAGCAGCACGTCATTTCTTTTCGCTGCTTGGATCATTTCTTCAACCTCAAACGCATTGGAAGCCAGTGGCTTTTCGCATAATACGTGTAACCCCGCGTCCATGCACTGGATCGCTTGCTCCGCGTGGCAGGAGTTGGGGCTCGCAATATAGACTGCGTCCACATTTTTGCTTGCAGTCATTTCTTCCAGGCTGTTATAGGCGAATGGAGCATGGTACTTGTCAGCGAATTCCTTGGCGCGTTCGATGGTACGTGAATAAACAGCCTGAAGAGAAAATCCTTCTACTTCTTGACCAGCCTGGATAAATTCCTCGGTGATCCAGTTCGTTCCAATTACGCCAAATCGCATCTCATCCGCTCCCTTTTCTTTTTTCTATCTCGTTGCAGTGACCGGTATTCGTTCCTCGACCTTATCCAGCCACCACACGAATCCGTCTGCTGCAAGCAATTGCTCTGCGGCCTTCGGTCCGAATGAGCCAGCTTCGTACGTAAAGAGCGGCACCGAATTTTCCGCAAAGGCTTCCAAAATCGGTGTCACCCACTCCCATGACAGCCGGACCTCATCCCAATGCGCAAAGTAAGTGGAATCCCCTCGGAGTGCATCGACCAAGAGCAGCTCGTACGCTTCTGGTACGTCTTTTGTCCCTGCACTGAAATCTACCGTCACCGGTTCAATCTTACCGCTATTTGTCGGATTCTTACTATTTACCTGCAAAGCAATACCTTCGTTCGGATTCACGCTGATGATCAACAAATTAGGCGCTGGCGTTTCATTTTGTTCCTGATATAGCTTTTTGTGAGGATTTTTAAACTCAATGACGATCCTGGTTGATTTCTCTTGCAGTCTTTTCCCCGTGCGAATATAAAAAGGTACCCCTTTCCAAAACGGATCATCAATCCAGACACGCGTGGCAATATACGTTTCTGTCATCGAAACGGGATCGACACCAGGCTCGTCCCTGTAGCCAGCCACAGGCGTCCCATGAATATGTCCTGCGCTATACTGACCGCGAATAACGTGTGTGTGGACTTCTTCTTTCATCATCGGACGCACGGCTGCCATCACCTTGCGCTTTTCTTCTCTGATATGGGCGGACGTGATTCGCTTCGGAAGCTGCATAGCGAAGATCATGAGCATTTGGAGCATGTGATTTTGAAGCATGTCGCGCAGTGCCCCGGCTGGCTCGTAATATCCAGCCCGATCCTCAACGCCGACCGTTTCATTCGCCGTAATTTGTACGTTTGCGATGTACTGATTATTCCAGAGAGCCTGGAAGACCGGATTCGCAAATTCGAGAGCCTCGAGGTTTTGAACCATCGGTTTTCCCAAGTAATGGTCAATGCGATAAATTTCTTCTTCCGAAAATGCTTTCCCCAGCTTTTCATTCAATTCTTTCGCTGATTGCAAATCATGTCCAAACGGTTTTTCAATGATCAGACGCTTCCAGCCTGTCGTTGAGCCCAATCCGCTGGCCTTGACATTGGTAGCAATTCCCTCGAAAAATTGCGGGGCTACTGACAAGTAAAACATCCGGTTTTGCGGGATCTGCAGCTCTTGCTCTTTTTTCAGGACCAGATCATGTAACGTTACATAAGCACGTGGTTCCATGACATCTACTTCCGCATAGCAACAAGCAGACAAGAAAACGTCTAGCTCGCGGGAATCAATCTGGGCACGACGAGAAAACTCATGGACAGACTGACGAACAGATTCCTGAAATTCGTTATCAGACCAGACCCTTCTCCCCACACCGATAATCGAAAAGGCAGCAGGCAATTTTTGATCTACATATAAGTTAAACAGCGCAGGGAAAATTTTGCGTTTGGCTAAATCTCCTGTCGCGCCAAAAAGGACAAAGGTCATCGCTTCCATCTACTTTTTCATTCCCTTCCTACCTACGCCGTGATGATGGTTATAGTGGTACACTGTTATTATTCGAGAAAATCACTGCTTTATCAATATGCAGCCTTAAGAACGACGCAAGATTGCACGTACCGGACTTCCATCTGCTTCCATCAAAAGCAGTGGCAGTGCGATCAATTCGTAATCACCCGGTTCGACATGATCGAGCAGGAGCCCCTCCAAAATATGAATTTCATGCTTGTGAAGTCCGTGATGAGCGGCCAGTTCCTTGCTGTCCAACGGATCGACAGATGGGACATCCACTCCGATCAACCGAATGCCTTTTTGGGCGAGGAACGCTGGCAAATCCGCTCGCAGATGACAGATGGATGACGGAAACTGATTGGGGTCGCTCCATGATAATGTTTTGAGCAGCAAACGTTCCACCCCCTCCAGATCAACCTGGGCAAAATCTTCTGGGCCAATGCTGGAACGTCCAGTAAGCTCTACTACTCTTGTCTCTCCGATATACAAGTCCAAAGGCAATTCAGCTATTTTTCGGCCAACGTCATCGAAGTGAAACGGAGCATCCACATGGGTGCCTGTGTGAACACTCATTGTTACTTTACCGACATTGACCGATCCGCTCTCCGCTTTGGGCCAGTTTACGACATAGTGAAAGGGAGTGTCCCCTGGCCAGGTCGGCATACCTGCCATGAGCGGACGGGATATATCTATTATTTTCATCATGTATCCTCCACCTTCCAGCAACTGTTCATACCTATACTCAGCGTACAGAAAAGACTATATTGAGTCAATATTCTAACATTTTTACCAAAAAAAGACCGCAGCTTGATAGAGAGCTGACAGTCTTTTCGTTGATTCAGATCCTAGTATGAAGAGACAGGTAGTCCCACACTTCATCATAAATCCCATGGTAATCCACTTGTTTCAAATGTTCTTTCAAAGTCCTCAACCACTCAATGGTTGTTGGATAGGTAGCTGCAATGGCCTCCCGTAGATCGCTCATCTGAATCGGGCGATCGACCCCTTTTGTTACAATATCATGCCATACCTGCTCCGTTGCGAGCTCCACTACATATTCAATGTCTGCCCCCGAATAAAACTCTGTCCATCCTGCTAATTGCCCATAATCGAGCATCTCAGTGGGACGGCCCTCCAGTTTTAAGCGAAAAATATCCTCCCGTGCTTGCCGATCTGGCGGTCCGACAAAAATCCAGTGATCAAAGCCGGCTGCTCGGAGCATGGATGGCTCCAATTCCCACGGGACGTTGGTTGCACCCATCAGGACAAATCGTTCGTCGTACTCGCCTGCCTCCGCTATCTGCTGAAGCCATTTGGAATCGAACCCCTGTCTGTTAGAGGAGTTCGCATGCTCTTCGTAATGGCTGGAAGCGTCCAGTTCATCTAAAAAGAACAGAAACGGTTTATTGGCAGGGGTTGTTGCCAGTAAGTCATGGATGTTGAACTGCCTGTTTGACGGCGTATACATACTTCGACCGCCTGTGATCGCCATGGAGAAAAAATGAGCCTGGCATTCTTCTGCGGTTGCTTTTGCCAGCAAAGATTTTCCGCATCCCGATGGTCCGTAAAGTAATATGGTACTTTTCTTTTGAGGCAACCGTTGCGAAATAGGATGTAGAAGTCTTTGAAAAATTGCCTCTTTTACTCGTACAAGCCCGCCGACCATTCCAAAGCCCGCCGTTTTCTCAACGAGTTGAACCGATTTCGCGGTGGTCTTTCCTTTGCCCCCTTCTATGACGCGTATCTTAGGTGAAAACATCGTAGTGTATGTAGAGGAATCCTTCTGATTGATCCCTTTTAACGTCCGCGAATATGGGGATTCCTTTTGTAGCTTGTTGAGTTCGATCACAATTTTTTCCTTCATCGATTCATTTCCATAGGCAAGAGCCTGCGTAAATGCCTGTAAAGCCTCCGTACGATCCCCTTGCTCAGCATGCTCTAATCCTAATAACAGCCATACTGGCGCGTTGCGTTGGTCGCTCGTCAACATGCTTTTCAGTATTTCTATCTTCGTCATCTGCTTCATCCTCTGCGATCGTTCTGCTCCAAGCGATCGTTTAGTATCACGGACATATCCATTATAATGCATATATCTCGCAAGAAGAATACGAAAAGTAGGAAAAGATGGAAGAAGAGCTGTGACCGTCATTCAAAAAAGACGCCTTCTGCTACACAGCAGCGGGCGTCCAAGATACAGTCTCTATCCTCTCGACGGAAAAGCTCCGCCTTCCACACAAATGATGAACGAGAGTCCGAGATAAGGTTGCATATTATTATGAGGCTGAGTCCCGCCTGTGGTTCCAATTGCTTGCGGGCTAAGCGGTGTCCCATCACTCGTACTGGAGTAAGGAATGATACCTCCCCGGCCACCAGTGGATGACCAACTCGCCCCTGTTGGCGTATCCCCTGTAGGCGTTGAGCACGCATTTGGAACATGCGTATGCACCGGAATTTCGTTTTGCAGCAGTGTTATATTGGCAGCGCCATCTGTCTGACCTGCCGTACGCGGTGTCAAGCCAGGTCCTGCCCCCTGGTTCATCGGGGCTGTTCCTCTTAAATTAGGAAGTGCAAATGTGGTCTTGCCATCTCCGCCATACTTTGTACCCAATATCGAATACAAAACAGGATTGGAAGGGATCGTAAGCAATTGTCCATCACAAAAAGCCCAGTCCCTTGGCGGGAAGTTGCCAGCGAAGATACGAATTTCTCCAATATACGGATCCATATGAGAGTGCCTCCTCTAGTTTCTTGACGGGTAAATCCCTTGAATCGCGATGCAAAAATTCCCGACGAAATACGGCTGCATATTCGTATGAGGTGCACTGTTTCCTACCGTTTGCAACGCGCTCTCACTCATCGTCGTATCAGGGGTTGTCCCATAGGTTGTGGTGGATGCTTGCGCCCAGTAGTTCCCAGCGCTAGTTTTTTCACTGGCAACTGCATTCGATCCAGTAGCCGTATGGGTATGGGCAGGTATCTCGTTTGTTGTTAATACATGCGTTTCTTCTCCGGCTGACATCCCAAGCGGTACGATTGGACGATCCTGTTGATTGTTTTTATGAACGGGGACACGTCCTCTTAAATCTGGCAAAGCAAACGTGTTTTTCCCGTCCCCTCCATAAACAACTCCTAACAAGGAAAACAGTGCCTGGTTTCTGCTGATAGGCAACACCGCACCATTACACAAAGCCCAACCCTGTGGCGCAAATGGAAAGGGAAAAAATCGAATTTCTCCAAGAAATGGTTCCATGTAAAATCCTCCTGTTCGATTGGCATATTAATTTTGTTGCGGATAGATCCCATACAGGGCAATGATGAAATTAATAACCGTAAACGGCATCAGGTTACTGTGCGGTTGATTTCCACCTACAGTACTCAAGCTGGACGCGTTCATCAATCCATCAGGTGTATTTGTTGAATAAAGCTGCGTATTCTTTGCCCATACAGCATTGGCAGGGCTGTTCTGCGTTCCTGGCTGCGATGATGCATGGACCGTATGCGTATGCGCAGGCAATTGTGAAACGGTTAAGGTGACGGATTCTACACCATTTTTTTCACCCATCACGTAGGTAGTTCCTGTACTCGGATTTTTCCCTTGATTAAGCGGGATACGTCCCCGTAAATCAGGCAACGCAAAAGTCGTTTGTCCATCCCCGCCATATGTGGTTCCAATCAATTGAAACAACGTGTCGTATTCCGAAATAGATAAAATCTGTCCTTCGCATAATGCCCATCCTTGTGGTGCATAATCTCCTCCAAACATCCTGATTTCTCCAAGAAATGGCTCTGCCATGTTGCTTCCTCCTTATATAAAGTGGTAATTTCCGTTGTCGAACGAACAGATAGGTCATTTTTGCAGAACTGGCTGCCATTCCATTTGGATGTACAGCCCCGTTGAGTCTGTCACGATGAAATGAAGTCGTTCATATAATCGAAAGGCGGGATTCCCTTGTAAAACACGTAAACGGATCGGTAATTGGAAAGCTTGAGCCTCTTTTTGCAGATCGCCAATAATACTAGAACCAACACCCTGTCCCCGATAAGCAGGCAGCAAAGAAAGATCAACAAGATGCAGTGCATCTCCGCTCGCATCCGTGATCAAACGACCGATAGG is from Brevibacillus brevis and encodes:
- a CDS encoding DinB family protein, which produces MLRRPKQDEYAAYFDYYIGIVPEGDLQTILTQQGERQVALFSSLAPEQIDYRYAPGKWTVKEVLGHLVDTERIMSYRLLRIARGDQTPLVGFDENAFVEHGCFQRRDLSDLVEEYKAVRASTIAQVRGISPEAWLRTGLANGNKLSARTLAYVIAGHEAHHRTILKDRYLG
- a CDS encoding cyclase family protein, which produces MKMYDVTATVYEGMTVYKNKPEKQPKIRTTTNGYVTESRIDMDLHTGTHVDAPLHMVNAGDTFESISLEKLVGSCKVLDLTAVEDRITRSDLESFDLVRGDFVLFKTKNSFEEAFSFEFIFLSEEGAEYLSELGVRGIGTDALGIERAQEGHPTHKKLFAAGVIVVEGLRLGEVPPGEYFLVAAPLKLIGTDAAPARVLLFEGLHSV
- a CDS encoding Gfo/Idh/MocA family protein, which encodes MRFGVIGTNWITEEFIQAGQEVEGFSLQAVYSRTIERAKEFADKYHAPFAYNSLEEMTASKNVDAVYIASPNSCHAEQAIQCMDAGLHVLCEKPLASNAFEVEEMIQAAKRNDVLLMEAVKSTLLPNFFAIQDNLHKLGKVRRFIASNCQYSSRYDAYREGKVLRAFDPAFSNGALMDIGIYCLYPLLILFGRPDDIKAEGIVLDSGVDGEGSMLLKYREMDAIISFSKITTSYQPAEIQGEDATMVIDRINHLKEVDIRYRDGRIEQVTRPQTPKTMHYEIREFLHLARSGARQSATNSHEVSKMAMQVMDEVRRQMGIVFPADRKKQ
- the zwf gene encoding glucose-6-phosphate dehydrogenase, translated to MEAMTFVLFGATGDLAKRKIFPALFNLYVDQKLPAAFSIIGVGRRVWSDNEFQESVRQSVHEFSRRAQIDSRELDVFLSACCYAEVDVMEPRAYVTLHDLVLKKEQELQIPQNRMFYLSVAPQFFEGIATNVKASGLGSTTGWKRLIIEKPFGHDLQSAKELNEKLGKAFSEEEIYRIDHYLGKPMVQNLEALEFANPVFQALWNNQYIANVQITANETVGVEDRAGYYEPAGALRDMLQNHMLQMLMIFAMQLPKRITSAHIREEKRKVMAAVRPMMKEEVHTHVIRGQYSAGHIHGTPVAGYRDEPGVDPVSMTETYIATRVWIDDPFWKGVPFYIRTGKRLQEKSTRIVIEFKNPHKKLYQEQNETPAPNLLIISVNPNEGIALQVNSKNPTNSGKIEPVTVDFSAGTKDVPEAYELLLVDALRGDSTYFAHWDEVRLSWEWVTPILEAFAENSVPLFTYEAGSFGPKAAEQLLAADGFVWWLDKVEERIPVTATR
- the kynB gene encoding arylformamidase, producing the protein MKIIDISRPLMAGMPTWPGDTPFHYVVNWPKAESGSVNVGKVTMSVHTGTHVDAPFHFDDVGRKIAELPLDLYIGETRVVELTGRSSIGPEDFAQVDLEGVERLLLKTLSWSDPNQFPSSICHLRADLPAFLAQKGIRLIGVDVPSVDPLDSKELAAHHGLHKHEIHILEGLLLDHVEPGDYELIALPLLLMEADGSPVRAILRRS
- a CDS encoding ATP-binding protein, whose translation is MTKIEILKSMLTSDQRNAPVWLLLGLEHAEQGDRTEALQAFTQALAYGNESMKEKIVIELNKLQKESPYSRTLKGINQKDSSTYTTMFSPKIRVIEGGKGKTTAKSVQLVEKTAGFGMVGGLVRVKEAIFQRLLHPISQRLPQKKSTILLYGPSGCGKSLLAKATAEECQAHFFSMAITGGRSMYTPSNRQFNIHDLLATTPANKPFLFFLDELDASSHYEEHANSSNRQGFDSKWLQQIAEAGEYDERFVLMGATNVPWELEPSMLRAAGFDHWIFVGPPDRQAREDIFRLKLEGRPTEMLDYGQLAGWTEFYSGADIEYVVELATEQVWHDIVTKGVDRPIQMSDLREAIAATYPTTIEWLRTLKEHLKQVDYHGIYDEVWDYLSLHTRI
- a CDS encoding phage tail protein translates to MDPYIGEIRIFAGNFPPRDWAFCDGQLLTIPSNPVLYSILGTKYGGDGKTTFALPNLRGTAPMNQGAGPGLTPRTAGQTDGAANITLLQNEIPVHTHVPNACSTPTGDTPTGASWSSTGGRGGIIPYSSTSDGTPLSPQAIGTTGGTQPHNNMQPYLGLSFIICVEGGAFPSRG
- a CDS encoding phage tail protein, translated to MEPFLGEIRFFPFPFAPQGWALCNGAVLPISRNQALFSLLGVVYGGDGKNTFALPDLRGRVPVHKNNQQDRPIVPLGMSAGEETHVLTTNEIPAHTHTATGSNAVASEKTSAGNYWAQASTTTYGTTPDTTMSESALQTVGNSAPHTNMQPYFVGNFCIAIQGIYPSRN
- a CDS encoding phage tail protein, whose protein sequence is MAEPFLGEIRMFGGDYAPQGWALCEGQILSISEYDTLFQLIGTTYGGDGQTTFALPDLRGRIPLNQGKNPSTGTTYVMGEKNGVESVTLTVSQLPAHTHTVHASSQPGTQNSPANAVWAKNTQLYSTNTPDGLMNASSLSTVGGNQPHSNLMPFTVINFIIALYGIYPQQN
- a CDS encoding GNAT family N-acetyltransferase, with translation MVHTRPFEHEQDEAFIWELYCSTRIEEMALWGWSESDKLAFLQSQYAMQQQSYQMQFPAQNHQIILRSGQPIGRLITDASGDALHLVDLSLLPAYRGQGVGSSIIGDLQKEAQAFQLPIRLRVLQGNPAFRLYERLHFIVTDSTGLYIQMEWQPVLQK